A DNA window from Zingiber officinale cultivar Zhangliang chromosome 3A, Zo_v1.1, whole genome shotgun sequence contains the following coding sequences:
- the LOC122051732 gene encoding small nuclear ribonucleoprotein-associated protein B'-like translates to MSMSKGSKMLQYINYRMRVTIQDGRQLVGKFMAFDRHMNLVLGDCEEFRKLPPAKGASKNIDGEREDRRTLGLVLLRGEEVVSMTVEGPPPPDESRAKANAAAALAGPGVGRASGRGIPTAPLVQAQPGLAGPIRGVGGPAPGMMHPQISRPPVPQLSAPPISYPQVVRPPAPGQVPGFPGQPPAVGLRPPGAGPMQFASRPGAPPPSFPMHPPQLGQRPPFPMPPPGMRPGMPAPFPPRPGMPPPPGGQVPPVFAPPRPGMPPPNQQQGPNQ, encoded by the coding sequence ATGTCGATGTCGAAGGGATCGAAAATGCTTCAGTATATTAACTACCGGATGCGCGTCACCATCCAGGACGGTCGCCAGCTTGTCGGCAAGTTCATGGCGTTCGACCGCCACATGAACCTCGTCCTCGGTGACTGTGAGGAGTTCCGAAAACTCCCTCCCGCTAAGGGCGCCTCCAAGAATATCGACGGTGAACGCGAGGATCGTCGCACGCTCGGCCTCGTCCTCCTCCGTGGCGAGGAGGTCGTGTCCATGACCGTCGAGGGCCCCCCGCCTCCCGACGAGTCCCGCGCTAAGGCCAACGCTGCAGCCGCCCTCGCTGGCCCTGGGGTCGGTCGCGCCTCCGGCCGTGGCATCCCCACAGCGCCCCTTGTCCAGGCACAGCCTGGTCTCGCCGGACCCATTCGTGGCGTTGGTGGACCCGCTCCTGGGATGATGCACCCGCAGATCTCGCGCCCTCCCGTTCCTCAGCTATCTGCGCCGCCAATCTCGTATCCCCAAGTAGTCCGTCCGCCTGCTCCGGGGCAGGTTCCTGGTTTCCCAGGCCAGCCCCCGGCTGTTGGCCTGCGCCCACCTGGGGCTGGGCCAATGCAGTTTGCTTCCAGGCCTGGGGCTCCACCCCCTTCATTTCCGATGCACCCACCGCAGCTTGGGCAGAGGCCTCCATTCCCGATGCCCCCGCCAGGGATGCGGCCTGGTATGCCTGCTCCATTTCCTCCAAGGCCAGGTATGCCACCACCACCTGGTGGACAGGTCCCTCCTGTGTTTGCTCCGCCAAGACCTGGAATGCCACCGCCGAACCAACAGCAGGGCCCGAACCAGTAG